The genomic region TATTATTAGTAAATATTTTAGTTAAGGGACTAGTTGCGGTTACATTATCATTAATTGGATTTTATTTACTATTTAAAAATAATGAATACTTTAAATATACATTAGTAATATTAAAGAAATACCTTGCTAAGTAGTTTTTATTAAGAAAGGAATTTTTTAATGAAATCAGTTGCCATTATTATTCCATATTTTAGTAAAGAGATTCCCAGGGAATTTCCAGTATTTTTAAAAAGTTGTAGCTATAATTCAACAATTACATGGATTCTATTTACAAACTGGCAAAAAAAATATATAAAACAATATAAAGTTCCAAAGAATGTGAAAATAAAAAAGATTAATTTGAAATTTATTGAAAACAAAGTTCAAAAAATATTAAAAAATAAAAATATTCGTATATGTTCTCCGTATAAATTATGTGATTATAAACCTATGTATGGAGAATTATTCCAAGAGTACTTGAAAGAATTTGATTATTGGGGATATTCTGATATTGATGTAATTTATGGAGATTTGAGAAAATATATTAGTAAACCATTAAGTGAAAATTACGATAGAATTGGTACATTGGGTCATTTTACATTATTTCGTAATTGTATAAAAGTAAATCAAAGATACAGATTACCTTATAAAATTAAAGGAAAAGAAGAATCTTTTGAAAATAATGTTGTAACTACACAAGAAATAATGTGTTTTGATGAACGTTGTGGAATAAATTTAATTTATGATCAAAATAATTTTTCAACATATTCAAATCCTAATTTATTAGCTGAAATTCGTTGGACGCATTTGGATTTATTAATCACTGAAAAAAAATATGCATCTAAAGATTCAGTTTGGTTGTGGGAAAACGGAAAAACAATTTATTTTTATAAAAATAAGAATAAAATTTATTCAATAGAAAAAGGATACTTTCATTTTCAAAAAAGAAAACATTTCAACCAATTTATTAATTGTAGATCGCAGTATAATAAATTTATAATTGGGACAAATGGATATCAAATTATAAAAAGTAAACTTGATGTAAGCAATTTATTTAATTATAATAAATCACCATATCTTAAAAGATTAAGATATTTTTGCAGTATTATTTTTTTAACTCCTGCAATGACTAAGAAACATATTGGTAAACTTTATTTACCAATTAGATATTTAATTAATAGAACAATTAAGGAAAGAAAGTTTGATATTTAAATGAAAATAGGATTTTTAATTGCTAATTATAATAATGGTGGAGGTACTGAAAGAGTAACATCTGTTTTAGCGAACGAATTGAGTAATCGTGGATATAAAATTAGTATTATTAGCTTTACAGATGGATTAAATCCAACTTATCAAACAAATAAGAATATTTCTCTTTATTCTATTTATAATGAACAAAAACATGGAATTATGAAAAAATTTCATAATTTAAGAGCTTTACATAAAATTGTAAAAATAAGTCAAATTGATATTTTAATTGTAGTAGATGTAAGATTATACATTTACGCACATTGGATAAAGTATATCAATCATTGCAAAATTATCTCATGGGAACAATTTAATTATTATCGACCAACAGATAAATTAGGTAAAATATCACAATATTTAGCTGCTAGGTATTCAGATTACTTGGTAACGTTAAGCAAAAATGATTTAATTAATTATCAAAAGAATGTAAAAAAATTAGTACCTGCAACATACATATATAATCCTGTTACAATAAACGAAAATGGAATAACAGATTTGGATAATAAGAAAATTATTGCAGTGGGAAGACTTGAAGAAGAG from Ligilactobacillus cholophilus harbors:
- a CDS encoding DUF6625 family protein, producing MKSVAIIIPYFSKEIPREFPVFLKSCSYNSTITWILFTNWQKKYIKQYKVPKNVKIKKINLKFIENKVQKILKNKNIRICSPYKLCDYKPMYGELFQEYLKEFDYWGYSDIDVIYGDLRKYISKPLSENYDRIGTLGHFTLFRNCIKVNQRYRLPYKIKGKEESFENNVVTTQEIMCFDERCGINLIYDQNNFSTYSNPNLLAEIRWTHLDLLITEKKYASKDSVWLWENGKTIYFYKNKNKIYSIEKGYFHFQKRKHFNQFINCRSQYNKFIIGTNGYQIIKSKLDVSNLFNYNKSPYLKRLRYFCSIIFLTPAMTKKHIGKLYLPIRYLINRTIKERKFDI
- a CDS encoding glycosyltransferase family 4 protein; the encoded protein is MKIGFLIANYNNGGGTERVTSVLANELSNRGYKISIISFTDGLNPTYQTNKNISLYSIYNEQKHGIMKKFHNLRALHKIVKISQIDILIVVDVRLYIYAHWIKYINHCKIISWEQFNYYRPTDKLGKISQYLAARYSDYLVTLSKNDLINYQKNVKKLVPATYIYNPVTINENGITDLDNKKIIAVGRLEEEKGFDLLIKSWSKLENLFPDWKLEIFGKGTRKDELLNLISELDLKNIKLRGYSNNIEDEYKKASFFVLSSRYEGFGLVLTEAQMYGLPCISYDITGPNEIVEDNVNGFLVDRFDIDEFAKKMSELMCDPEKLTVFSQNARKNIYRYELNSIVKKWEKVFKDISEIKE